In Streptomyces sclerotialus, the DNA window CGCGGTACTGGAGGATGCCGACGGCGGCCACGTCGGCCAGCGCCTGCGCCAGGCGCAGTTCGCCCCCGCCGAGGGATTCGGGCCGGTTGCGGAAGACGTTCAGGGCACCGACGGTCCGCTCCCGCAGCCGCAGCGGCAGACCGGCCACCCCGACGAACCCGCGCGCCGCCGCCCAGCCGGTGAACCGCGGCCAGCGGTCCTGCGCCTCGGCGGAGTCCAGGTAGGTGTACGGGATCTGCGAGCCGGTACGGGTGCAGTCCTGGCAGGGGCCCTCCTCCCAGTCGATCTGGGCCAGCTCCAGCTGTCGTGTCGTCTCGTCGGAGGCGGAGGCGTCGACCATCCGGCCACGGGCGTCGACGAGGATGACCCCGGCGGCGTCCACGGGCAGCAGGCTGACCGACCGCTCGGTGAGGGTGTGCAGAAAATCCATGATGTCGAAGTCGGCGACCAGCGTGTCGGCCAGTTCGACGAATGCGGCGGCGACCTCTTCCTCGCGCGTGGTGCGTCCCTCGGCGTGTTCGGCTGGTTCGGTGGGCATGGCCGGCTCCCTGACCTTTACAGGAGCGAGAAATATCGGTGGTGCGGGGTCTCGGCCGGGCCCTTGCCACGTGCGGCGAGGCAGCAGCGCAGGGGCAGGAACACGCCCTCAGGATGACACCGCTCCGTTTGCGGCCGGGCCGCCCGCACCGGAAATGCGACAGCCGGCGGGGCCCGCCCTCCATCGTCGCGAGGAGCAGGAGGCCCCCTTTTTCCGTACTACCCGCTCGCCCCTCCCCCAGACCGGCCGTACGGCCGGGTTGCCCCTGCGAGTCACCAGAATCGGGCACGGAACGGTCCCCGAACGCGGAAAGCTGGAATCTCCGGTCGGATTCTTGCATCGGCCCCGTGACGCGACGGCAGTCGGCACACTGTGTCCTCGCCCTGGCGCGAACACGTGCGGCAGCGGCGGGGGAGGGCGAACGTGACCGGTGACCAGCGACGGACGGGCAACGTGCCGGCCGCGAGGACGCGGCTGGTGGACCGCCGCGCCGAACTGGCCGAAATACAGCGGTTGCTCTCGTCGGGCGCGCGGCTGGTGACGCTGACCGGCGCCGGCGGGATCGGCAAGACCCGCCTCGCCCTGGAGACCGCGGCCGCCCTCCGGCCCCGCTTCCAGGACGGGGCGTGGCTGGTGGAGCTGTCGCCGCTGAGCAAGGGCACGCTGCTCCCGCTCACCATCGCCGAGGCGCTGCCGCTGGCCGACCTGACCACCCGCCCGGCCATCGACGTACTGGCCGAATACCTCGCCGACCGGGAACTGCTGCTGGTCCTGGACACCTGCGAGCACCTGACCGACGCCTGCGCCATGGCCGTCCAGGTGCTGGTGCGGGCCGCGCCGGGCCTGCGGGTCCTGGCCACCAGCCGCCGCACCCTGGACGTCCCCGGCGAGGAGGTGTTCACGGTGGAGCCGCTGTCGGTACCGGACCTGGCGGACGACGCACGGACGCACGAGGCGGCGGCCATGGTGCTGCTCGCCGAGCGTGCCGCCGCGGTGGTGCCCGGCTTCGCCCTCACCGACGTCAACCGGACCGAGGTGGCGTGGCTGTGCCGGCGTCTCGAGGGGCTGCCGCTGGCCCTGGAGCTGGCCGCGGCCCGGCTCCGGGACCACTCGGTGACCGAGCTGACCGCACGGCTGAC includes these proteins:
- a CDS encoding ANTAR domain-containing protein, giving the protein MPTEPAEHAEGRTTREEEVAAAFVELADTLVADFDIMDFLHTLTERSVSLLPVDAAGVILVDARGRMVDASASDETTRQLELAQIDWEEGPCQDCTRTGSQIPYTYLDSAEAQDRWPRFTGWAAARGFVGVAGLPLRLRERTVGALNVFRNRPESLGGGELRLAQALADVAAVGILQYRAIRHQGHVNEHLEEALSGRVVIEQAKGMLSERLGLSLDESFRRLRARARGRRLLLTDLSQAVVDGRAGVGTFEEPPHVGS